TCCTGGCTGACGAAACTCTGGATCGCATCGGTGCGCTTCACCTTCGGAACCAGGTCCACCATGCGCAGTTCTATCTTCTCGATTCGGGCCATGGTGCTAGCGCCTCAAGGATTTGCCGGTTTTCGCATCGAACAGATGCGCCTGGCTTAGGTCGAAGCTGAGTTCGATTTCCTCGCCGGACTGCAGGGCTTTCGGGTTGAGCATCCTTGCGATCCAGTCGCCGCCGGCGAAGGTGACGAAGACCAGGGTCTCGTTGCCAAGCGGTTCGGTGATCGTGACCGGCACCCGCATGGCGTGCACCTCGTGCGCCTCGCCGGAATGAATCCCGTGGCCGGTCGGATAGAGATCGTCGGGACGCAGGCCGAAGGCGACCCTCTGGCCCGCGGAAACAGCTTCGCGAAATTCGGCGGGAAGAGGCAGCCGGTCGCCATTGTCGAAGACGAGCCCGCCATCATCGATCGTCGCCTCGCGCAGGTTCATTGTCGGCGAACCGATGAATCCCGCCACGAAATGCGTTGCCGGCCGGCGGAACACCTCGTCGGGCGTGCCGACCTGCTCGATATGACCGTCGCGCATGATGACGATCCGGTCGGCGAGCGTCATTGCCTCGACCTGGTCATGCGTCACGTAGATCACGGTCGACTGGACCTGCGCATGCAGCTTCTTGATTTCCGTGCGCATCTGCATGCGCAGCTTCGCGTCGAGGTTGGACAGCGGCTCGTCGAACAGGAACACGTCCGGCTTGCGGACGATCGCGCGCCCCATGGCAACGCGCTGGCGCTGGCCGCCGGAAAGCTGCGAGGGTCGGCGATCCAGCAGTTCCCCGAGGCTCAGGATTCGCGCCGCCTCGGCCACAGCGGCATCGATCTCGGGCTGCGTGCGCCCGGCGATCTTGAGCGAGAACCCCATGTTCTCGGCGACCGTCATGTGCGGATAGAGCGCATAGGACTGGAACACCATGGAAATGTTGCGCTGGCGCGGCGGCAGGTCGTTGACCACGCGGTCGCCGATGCGGATCTCGCCCGAGGTGATGTCCT
This portion of the Oricola thermophila genome encodes:
- a CDS encoding ABC transporter ATP-binding protein, which translates into the protein MATVSLKNLVKKYGQLEVVHSIGLDVNDREFIALVGPSGCGKSTTLRMIAGLEDITSGEIRIGDRVVNDLPPRQRNISMVFQSYALYPHMTVAENMGFSLKIAGRTQPEIDAAVAEAARILSLGELLDRRPSQLSGGQRQRVAMGRAIVRKPDVFLFDEPLSNLDAKLRMQMRTEIKKLHAQVQSTVIYVTHDQVEAMTLADRIVIMRDGHIEQVGTPDEVFRRPATHFVAGFIGSPTMNLREATIDDGGLVFDNGDRLPLPAEFREAVSAGQRVAFGLRPDDLYPTGHGIHSGEAHEVHAMRVPVTITEPLGNETLVFVTFAGGDWIARMLNPKALQSGEEIELSFDLSQAHLFDAKTGKSLRR